A region of the Candidatus Eisenbacteria bacterium genome:
TCGTTAGGCGATGGCTCCTTCCAGGGCAGCTTCCTCGACGAGAACCAGGACCCCATCACGATCGAGGGACTGTGGGGGCTCGCCACCTGCAGCGGAGCGGGCTCCGAAGTCGCGTGTCGCCTCTACTTCGCCGCCGGCCCCGATGACGAAACGCACGGACTCTTCGGCTACATCGAGTTGACCGAGGACGGCGAGGAACCGCCGCCTCCAGGTGGAGGATGAGAGACCTGAGAGAACAACGCCAAAGGCCGCGCGTTCTGGAGCAAGGCGTGCCGCGACAACGGCAACGGCGGTGGAAACGGCAACGGCGGTGGCAACGGCAACGGCAACGGCAATGGCAACCAGGACAAGAACCAACATGGCAAGGGCCTGGGACTGGGTCTCGGCAACACCATTGGCATCGGCAACGGCAAGAACGGGCATGGGATGGATCCGGATTCGCTGGACGTCCTTTTCGACAGCATCTCCGAGTCGATCGAAGCATTCGGCGGGAGCGGCTGCTTCACGGCGGGCTGCGAGCTCCTCTCGGCGCGCGGCCAACGGAGCCTGAACGAGAGAGTTGCCCAGGACTTCCTGGTGCTGCTGCTCAATCGCGAGGCCGGAATGATCTGCGACTCGAACTCGGTGTCCTGCGATGTCGAGGACATCGAGAACGTGGGCGACGTGATCGATTTCGTCGACGACCGGTTGTGCGCCGCGACCAACGGCGAGCTCGATGAGCTGAAGAGCCTCATCAGGTGCGCCATGAAGTCGCGCGACGGTGCCGACGACGTCGAGGAAGACAGCGCTTGGCGTCAGGCGCTGACGGCTCCTCAGGTGCCTAAGGGTGGCATCCGCGTCAGGACCTTGAGCGGCAATCCTCTCCGTCCCTCGGCCGGCGTGCAGACCCGGATGCAGCTGAGCACCGACGAACCGGTGATGGTGCAGTTCGGCATCTACGACGCGCAGGGCCGTCTGGTCGCCAGGTTGCTGAGCAACGTCGCGGTGGCGGGACAGAGGGTGGTGAGCTGGAACGGCAAGAACCTCGCGGGTGACCGTGTCCCGGCCGGCACGTACTTCTACCGTGCGACCGGACCGAACGCGAAGGCGAGTGGCACCATCGTCGTGCTGAAGTAACCGATCGCGCAGGGAAGCGAGACACCACGGCCACGCCAGCACGGGTGGCCGTGGTCGTTCGTGGCGACTTGCGGTTGCGCCGCCCGCCCGAATCCGGCATCGTCCGCGCGCGTCATCCTCCGGCGGCCAGGGCCGAAACCAATCCGCATGCAGATCGAGATCGTCACCATCGGCTACGAGGTCCTCTCGGGCCGGACCCTCGACACCAATTTCTCCTGGCTCGCGCGCGCGCTCGAGGAAGCCAGCGTGCAGGTGGCGTGGCACACCACCGTCGGCGACGATCCCAAGTTCATCGGTGAAGCGCTGAGGCGTGCGCTCGACCGCGCCGATGCCGTGGTGACGACGGGCGGCCTGGGGCCGACGCCGGATGACCTCACGCGCAAGGCCGTGGCCACCGCGCTGCGCCGGCCGCTGCAGCTCGACGAGGCGGTGCTCGAGAGCATTCGCGAGCGCGCTCGCCGGGCCAACCGCAAGCTTCCTCCTTCGGTGGAGACGCAGGCGCTGCTGCCGCGTGGTGCTACGGCGTGGCCGAATCCCGTCGGCAGCGCGCCAGGGCTGCTGATCGTTCACGGCGACAAGCCGGTCATCATGCTGCCGGGCGTGCCGCAGGAGATGGAGGCGCTCGCCGAGCAGTTCGTGGTGCCGTATCTGCGGGAGCGCACCGGCCGCACGGTCGAGTCCTTCACGCTGCGCACCGCCGGGGTCTACGAGAGCATGCTCCACGAGGCGATCGGCAAGATGCCCGCGCGCTGGCCCGCCACGTCGCTCGCCTACCTGCCGAGCTACTTCGGCGTGGACCTGCGCGTCACCACCGCGGGCGCCGATGCCGACGCGGTGCGCTCCGTGTCGAGCCGCGCGCGCCACGAGCTCATGGAGAAGGTCGCTCCGGTCGTGTACGCAGAAGGCGGCGAGGCCATGGAAGCCGTGGTTGGCCGGCTGCTGCTCGAGCAGGGACTGCGGCTCACGTCCGCCGAGTCGTGCACCGGTGGCCTGCTGGCCAAGCGCGTCACCGACGTTCCCGGCGCTTCGCGCTACTTCGAGCGCGGCTTCGTCACCTATTCCAACGAAGCCAAGGTGCAGATGCTGGGCGTGAGCGCCGCAGACCTCGAAGCGCACGGCGCGGTGAGTGCGCCGGTCGCCGAGCAGCTCGCGCGCGGAGCGCGGCGCGTGTCGGGCGCCGAAGTCGGCGTCGGCATCACCGGCATCGCCGGCCCCGAAGGCGGCACGGCGACCAAGCCGGTGGGCACCGTGTTCATCGCCGTTTCCTCGCCGCGCGGCGAGGCCGTGCGCACCTATCGATTCATGGGGAGTCGGGTCGCGGTCCGCGAGCGCGCCACACAGACCGCGCTCGATCTTCTGCGGCGCCAGCTCGGCGGCCTGCCCCTCGACCCGCGCCTCGGGTGATGGCGAAGCAGGGGGAGAACGAGCGGCTCCGCATCTTCCTCGCCGTGTTCCCTCCGCCGGCCACTCAGGCGGCGGCCGAGCGCAGGATCGAGCGGCTGAAGCAGCCGGATGACCATGTGTCCTGGGTCAAGCGCGACAACCTTCACTACACGTTGCGCTTCCTCGGCGATCTCGGGGCCGACGGCGCGCGGCGTGCCGCGGAAGCGGCCCGGGCGGCCGCCGAAGCGCAGCCGGCCTTCGACGCCTGTCTTGGCGGACTGGGCGCCTTCCCCAACGCGCGCAAGGCGCGCGTCCTCTGGCTCGGCTTGTCGAAGGGCGGCGAGTCGCTGAGCGCGCTGGCTCGCGCGGTCGAGGCCGCGCTCCAGAAGAAGGGCTTCGGGCGTGCCGATCGGCCGTTCGCGTCCCATCTGACGATCGGCCGCGTGCGCACGCCGGGACGCGACTGGACCGATGCCCTCGAGGCCGCCGCGGCGCCGCAAGACGAAGACGGTGCGCGCTTCCGCGTGGATCGCGTCCTGGTGGTGCACAGCCAGCTCTCGCCCAAGGGCTCGATCTACAGCGTGCGGGCCGAGGTTCCGCTTCGGGGTGAGTCATGACGCTCGGGCTTCCTCCTCCCGGACGCCGGCATCGCGCGCAATGGCTCGGACTCGCGCTGGGCACCCTGGCCCTCCACCTGATCGGGCTCACTCGCTACGGTTGGTTCCGCGACGAGTTCTACTACGTCGCCTGCGCCCGGCGCCTGACCTGGGGCTACGTGGATCATCCGCCGCTGTCCATCGCCGTGCTGGCCCTGGTGCGCGGCGTGGCGGGCGAATCGCTGTTCGCCATCCGGCTCACGGCCGCCGTGGCGGGCGCAGCCACCGTCTATTTCACCGCCCGTCTCGCGCGCGAGATGGGCGGCGGGGCGTTCGCTCAGGCGCTGGCCGGCCTCGCCGCGCTGCTGGCCCCGATCTTCCTCGGCATCACGCGCTTCTACTCGATGAATGCATTCGACGTGCTGATCTGGACGCTGGCCTCGCTCGCCTTGATCGGCGCACTGCGCGAAGGCGGAGCTCGTCGCTGGTCGATGCTCGGGCTTTGGATGGGCCTCGGCCTGCTCAACAAGATCAGCATGATGTGGTTCGGCATCGGCCTCCTGGCCGGTCTCGTGTGGACGTCCCATCGCCGGCACCTGCTGACGCCGTGGCCTTACCTGGCCGCCGCCGTCGCGGTCCTTTGCTTCCTGCCGCACGTGCTGTGGCAGGCGGCGAATCAGTGGCCGACGCGGGAGTTCATGCGCAACGCCACCGCGTACAAGATGGCGACCGTCTCGGTGCGCGACTTCCTGCTCACCCAGTTCCGCGTCCTCGGCGCGGGCAACGCGCTCATCTATGTCCCGGGTCTCCTCTATGGATTGCTGGCGGCGGGTGGCGCGCCTTGGCGCATCTTCTCGATTCTCTTCCTCACGGTCGCGACGCTGCTCATCGCTGCGGGCACGAGCCGCGCCAACTATCTCGCCGTCGCTTACCCTCCGCTGTTCGCGCTCGGTGGATTGGCCTGGGAGCGATGGAGCGCACGCGCGCCGCGGCTGGCCCGCGGCGCCCTGGTCGCCGTGGTCATTCTGCTCGGGCTGCCCTGGATCCCGCTGGCGCTTCCTGTTTTGCCGGTCGAGGACTTCATCCGCTACCAGGCCGCCCTCGGAATGCAGCCGAAGAGCGAGGAGCGCAAGGAGGTCGGCCCGCTGCCGCAGCACTACGCCGACGAGCACGGCTGGAACGAGCTCGCGTCCGAGGTCGCCAAGGCTCTTGCGCGGCTCACGCCCGAGGAGCGCGCGAAGGCCGTCGTGTTCGGCCAGAACTACGGCGAGGCCGGGGCGATCGACGTGCTCGGCCGGAAGCTCGGCCTGCCGAGGGCGATCAGCGGCCACAACAACTACTGGCTCTGGGGGCCCGGGGATTGGGATGGGAGCGTGATCATCATCATCGGCGGCGACCGCCCGGACAACGCCGCCTTCTTCGAGAGCGTCGAGGTGGTGGGGACCTGGGACCACCCCTACGCGATGCCCTACGAGCGCCACCTGGACATCTCCATCGGACGGCGGTTGAAGAAGACCCCGAAGGAGGTGTGGCCGCAACTCAGGCATTACAACTAGCCCGGCTGGTGCTAATCTTTGGCCCTCAGCTCCCCACGCTGGCAGGGAGGCCGGCGATTCTCAGGAGAACGCATGCGCTTTCTCGTGCTGCTCCTCGCTGCCGCCACGCTCGCGGGCTGCTCCAAGAAGATCCGAGTCGAATCGGATACGACCTGGGAGGGCACGGTCAACGGGGCCACGGTCACGGGCACCGGCGACCAGACCTACGAGCTCAACGGCGACACCAACTGCTATACGCTGAAGAAGACCACCGCAGTTGGCTATCTCCGGGTCAAGATCAAGAAGGGCACCGGATCGGATCAATCCACGGAAGCGGAGTTCGGAGAGATCAGAGGCTGCCTCCAGTAGCCGACTCCTGAATGGGCATCAAAAGGCTCTTCCGGGGCACTGCCCAAATGTGTAATATGGGCCACGATCCGGAGTGAGAGGGCCTGCTTCTGATATGGTGCGGGCTACGGCCGGCTCCCGAATACTCCCCGCCTAAGGAAGGCAGCCCCTGCGAAGGAGACGCAGACCATGATGCCCAATTCGCCGTCCGCCAAGGAGAAGGTCAAAGCCCTCGATCTCGCTCTGCAGCAGATCGAGAAGCAGTTCGGCAAAGGCTCGATCGTCAAGCTCGGCGAGCCAAACGCCCTGGTCCCCGTCGAGGTGATTCCCAGCGGCTCGATCGCGCTCGACTTGGCACTCGGCGTCGGTGGCGTGCCACGCGGCCGCGTCATCGAGATCTATGGGCCCGAGTCGTCGGGCAAGACCACGCTCGCGCTCACCATCATTTCCAACGCGCAGAAGCTCGGCGGCAACGCGGTGTTCATCGACGCCGAGCACGCGCTCGACGCCGCGTACGCGCAGAAGCTCGGTGTCGACATCACCAACCTCCACGTCGCGCAGCCCGACACGGGTGAAGAGGCGCTCGAGATCGCCGACACGCTGGTCCGCTCCGGCGCCGTCGACGTGGTGGTCATCGATTCGGTGGCGGCGCTGGTGCCGCGCGCCGAGATCGAAGGTGAGATGGGCGACTCGCACGTCGGCCTGCAGGCGCGGCTCATGTCTCAGGCGCTGCGCAAGCTGACCGGCTCGATTTCGAAGAGCAAGACCTGCGTGATCTTCATCAACCAGATCCGCATGCAGATCGGCGTCATGTTCGGCTGTTTCCACTACAACACCCGAGTGACCCTTGCCGATGGTACGAGCGAGAAGATCGGCAAGATCGTCAATCAGAAGATGCCGGTCGAGGTGCTGTCTTGCGATCCGAAGAC
Encoded here:
- a CDS encoding FlgD immunoglobulin-like domain containing protein, producing MDPDSLDVLFDSISESIEAFGGSGCFTAGCELLSARGQRSLNERVAQDFLVLLLNREAGMICDSNSVSCDVEDIENVGDVIDFVDDRLCAATNGELDELKSLIRCAMKSRDGADDVEEDSAWRQALTAPQVPKGGIRVRTLSGNPLRPSAGVQTRMQLSTDEPVMVQFGIYDAQGRLVARLLSNVAVAGQRVVSWNGKNLAGDRVPAGTYFYRATGPNAKASGTIVVLK
- a CDS encoding competence/damage-inducible protein A — encoded protein: MQIEIVTIGYEVLSGRTLDTNFSWLARALEEASVQVAWHTTVGDDPKFIGEALRRALDRADAVVTTGGLGPTPDDLTRKAVATALRRPLQLDEAVLESIRERARRANRKLPPSVETQALLPRGATAWPNPVGSAPGLLIVHGDKPVIMLPGVPQEMEALAEQFVVPYLRERTGRTVESFTLRTAGVYESMLHEAIGKMPARWPATSLAYLPSYFGVDLRVTTAGADADAVRSVSSRARHELMEKVAPVVYAEGGEAMEAVVGRLLLEQGLRLTSAESCTGGLLAKRVTDVPGASRYFERGFVTYSNEAKVQMLGVSAADLEAHGAVSAPVAEQLARGARRVSGAEVGVGITGIAGPEGGTATKPVGTVFIAVSSPRGEAVRTYRFMGSRVAVRERATQTALDLLRRQLGGLPLDPRLG
- the thpR gene encoding RNA 2',3'-cyclic phosphodiesterase, which encodes MAKQGENERLRIFLAVFPPPATQAAAERRIERLKQPDDHVSWVKRDNLHYTLRFLGDLGADGARRAAEAARAAAEAQPAFDACLGGLGAFPNARKARVLWLGLSKGGESLSALARAVEAALQKKGFGRADRPFASHLTIGRVRTPGRDWTDALEAAAAPQDEDGARFRVDRVLVVHSQLSPKGSIYSVRAEVPLRGES
- a CDS encoding glycosyltransferase family 39 protein → MTLGLPPPGRRHRAQWLGLALGTLALHLIGLTRYGWFRDEFYYVACARRLTWGYVDHPPLSIAVLALVRGVAGESLFAIRLTAAVAGAATVYFTARLAREMGGGAFAQALAGLAALLAPIFLGITRFYSMNAFDVLIWTLASLALIGALREGGARRWSMLGLWMGLGLLNKISMMWFGIGLLAGLVWTSHRRHLLTPWPYLAAAVAVLCFLPHVLWQAANQWPTREFMRNATAYKMATVSVRDFLLTQFRVLGAGNALIYVPGLLYGLLAAGGAPWRIFSILFLTVATLLIAAGTSRANYLAVAYPPLFALGGLAWERWSARAPRLARGALVAVVILLGLPWIPLALPVLPVEDFIRYQAALGMQPKSEERKEVGPLPQHYADEHGWNELASEVAKALARLTPEERAKAVVFGQNYGEAGAIDVLGRKLGLPRAISGHNNYWLWGPGDWDGSVIIIIGGDRPDNAAFFESVEVVGTWDHPYAMPYERHLDISIGRRLKKTPKEVWPQLRHYN